A window from Rhineura floridana isolate rRhiFlo1 chromosome 17, rRhiFlo1.hap2, whole genome shotgun sequence encodes these proteins:
- the PGP gene encoding glycerol-3-phosphate phosphatase produces the protein MMAAPGGKRCVRLSPSSEAARSALRGAEAVLFDCDGVLWRGEAAVPGAAESLGRLAAAGKRLCYVTNNSSRTRQAYAEKLQRLGFPPAEPRQVFGSAYCAARYLRRALPPGAAAYVLGGAALSAELEAAGVAHLGAGPAPEPGSALFGARAPLDPAVRAVLVGYDEHFSYGKLCLALRYLLRGDGCLLVGTNRDNRLPLEGGSAVPGTGCLVKAVETAAEREAFIIGKPSRYIFECVASEFSIDPARTIMVGDRLDTDILMGNNCGLTTLLTLTGVSTLEEVKGHLESNCPERRNLVPDYYVDSIADLLPVLQD, from the exons ATGATGGCGGCGCCGGGAGGGAAGCGGTGCGTGCGGCTGTCCCCGTCGTCGGAGGCGGCGCGCTCGGCGTTGCGCGGGGCGGAGGCGGTGCTGTTCGACTGCGACGGGGTCCTGTGGCGGGGCGAGGCGGCGGTGCCCGGGGCGGCGGAGTCACTGGGCCGGCTGGCGGCGGCCGGGAAGCGGCTGTGCTACGTGACCAACAACTCGTCGCGCACGCGGCAGGCCTACGCAGAAAAGCTGCAGCGCCTGGGCTTCCCGCCGGCCGAGCCGCGGCAGGTCTTCGGCTCCGCCTACTGCGCCGCGCGCTACCTGCGCCGCGCCCTGCCGCCGGGCGCCGCCGCCTACGTGCTGGGCGGGGCTGCGCTGAGCGCCGAGCTGGAGGCGGCGGGCGTGGCCCACCTGGGCGCCGGCCCCGCCCCCGAGCCGGGCTCCGCCCTTTTCGGCGCGCGCGCCCCGCTCGACCCCGCCGTGCGCGCTGTCCTGGTTGGCTACGACGAGCACTTCAGCTACGGCAAGCTCTGCCTGGCCCTGCGCTACCTCCTGCGCGGCGACGGGTGCCTCCTCGTCGGCACCAACCGGGACAACCGGCTGCCTCTCGAGGGCGGCAGCGCCGTGCCCG GAACCGGCTGTCTTGTCAAAGCAGTGGAGACGGCAGCCGAGCGTGAAGCTTTCATCATTGGCAAGCCCAGCCGCTACATCTTTGAGTGTGTGGCCAGCGAGTTCAGCATCGACCCTGCTCGCACCATCATGGTCGGCGACCGCCTTGACACAGACATCCTCATGGGCAACAACTGCGGCTTGACAACTCTGCTGACCCTCACAGGGGTCTCCACCTTAGAAGAAGTCAAAGGTCACTTAGAGAGCAACTGTCCTGAGCGGAGAAACCTAGTCCCCGATTACTATGTTGATAGCATAGCCGACCTTCTCCCTGTCCTCCAGGATTAA